Below is a genomic region from Microbacterium sp. KUDC0406.
CGCGACGCGGTCGATGTCGCCGGTCGAGTCATCCAGGCCGCGACCGACGACGCGAAGGCGCTCACCGCCGAGCGCGACGCCACCGAGCGCGCAGCCCTGCTGCGCACGGTCGGAATCGCCGAGGGACAGGCCGTGCCCCCTGCGCTGCGCACCCAGATCTCCGCCCTGGAGGACGACCAGAAGAAGCGTGCGACCCGCAGCCTGCGAGACGGCATCGACAGAGTGCTCACCGATCTGCAGTCGATGTTCCGCGATGTCGTGATGCTGCAGTACGGCCGTGGCGACGACCTGATCAACCGCGAGCTCGAGGCCGAACTGCGCGGCCTCGCCGAGTCCTGGCCGATCGAGCGCACCCTGACCGTACTCGATCAGCTCGCCGACACCCGCGAGTCGCTGGAGCGCAACGTCGCCCCGCTGCTCGCCCTGGAGAGCCTTCTCATGACCGTCACGAGCGGAAGGACACCGTGAACGACCGAACGACCTCCCGGCTGCGCCGGATCGCCGCCGTCGTCGCCGGTGGCGTCGCCGCGGCGCTCGTGCTGAGCGGATGCCTGTACTCGATGATCCCCGCCGAGCCGTCGCCGGCCGCCTCGAAGGCCCCCGACACCTCGGGGGTCGCCGACGACCTGCTGCCGTTCTACGGTCAGGCGATCGATTGGACCGGCTGCGGTCCGTCGTTCGACTGCGCCGATGTGAAGGCGCCGCTGGACTGGGAGAACCCGGGTGCGGGCGAGATCGAGCTGGCGATCGCGCGGCATCGCGCGGACGGCACCGCGAAGGGGTCGCTGCTGGTGAATCCCGGTGGACCAGGCGCGAGCGGGAAGGGCTTCGTGCGGGACAGCCTCGACTACGCCGTCGGCCCCGACCTCATCGAGTCCTTCGACGTCATCGGCTTCGATCCCCGCGGAGTCGGTGAGTCGACCGCGGTGAAGTGCTACGACGCCGATGAGATGGACGAGTACCTCTACGGCATCCCGAAGTCGGAGCGCAACACCCCCGCCTGGGAGGCGGAGCTGAACGTTCGCAACAAGAGGTTCGGCGCTGCGTGCGACGAGAACTCCGACGGGATCCTGCCGTTCATCACGACCGTGAACTCGGCCCGCGACATGGACCTGCTCCGAGCCGTGCTGGGCGACACGGAGCTGAACTACCTGGGCTACTCCTACGGCACGTTCCTCGGCGCGACCTACGCGAAGCTCTATCCCGAGCGGGCCACGCACCTCGTGCTCGACGGCGCCATCGATCCCTCCGTGCCGGGCTTCGACGTCGGCACCACCCAGGCCCTGGGCTTCGAGTCCGCGCTGACCGCCTACCTCGAGAACTGCGTCTCGAGCCGGGGCTGTCCGTTCAACGGCACCGTCGACGAGGCGCGAGCCGACCTGTCGGCGCTGCTCGCCACCGTCGACCGCAATCCCCTCGAGGGCGGCGACGGCCGGCTGATGGGCGCCGACACGATGCTCACCGGCATCATCCAGGCGCTCTACTCGCAGGACTACTGGGACTACCTCAGCCAGGCACTGACCGCCGCGCTGCAGGGCGACCCGACACCGCTGTTCTTCCTCGCCGACAGCTACAACGGCCGCGAAGAGGACGGCACCTACACCGACAACCAGACCGAGGCGTTCTCGGCGTACAACTGCATGGACTACCCGGTCGACACCGATCCCGCCGACGAGAAGGCGGCACGGGAGAAGGTCGAGAAGGGTGCTCCGACGCTCGCGCCGTACTGGAACGCGCCCGACCCCTGTCTGCAGTGGCCGCATCCGGCCACCGGCACCCGCGAGAAGATCACCGCACCGGGCTCGGGGCCGATCCTGGTGGTCGGCACGACCAACGACCCCGCCACGCCGTACGAGTGGTCCGAGTCGCTCGCCGATCAGCTCGAGAACGGTGTGCTGATCACGCGCGTGGGGGAGGGACACACGGGTTACAACAAGGGCAACACCTGCGTCGACAACGCCGTCGACGCGTTCTTCCTCGACAGCAGCGTGCCGCAGGACGGCCTGCGCTGCGAGTGACAGGCGGCTCGGTTTCGCTGCACCGCCCATGACAGGGTAAGATCGTTGATCGTGCCGCAGTTCGCTGCGCACGCCACCTTAGCTCAGGGGTAGAGCAGTTCCCTCGTAAAGAACAGGTCGTCAGTTCAAATCTGACAGGTGGCTCCAGAGAAGGCCCGGGATGCAGCATCCCGGGCCTTTCCCATGCCGGGATGCACCCACGGCGTAGGCTCGGTCCATGGCCAGAGCACTTCTCATCGTCGACGTGCAGAACGACTTCACCGAGGGCGGGGCGCTCGCCGTCGAGGGCGGTGACGCCGTGGCATCCGGCGTCTCGCGCCTGCTCGCCGAACACGCCGGTGACTACGACGTGATCGTCGCCTCGAGGGACTGGCACGACGCCGAGGGTGACAACGGCGGGCACTTCGCCACCGAGCCCGACTACGTCGACACGTGGCCGGTGCACTGCGTCGCCGAGACGGAGGGCGCCGCCTACGACCCGCTGCTGACCACCACGGCGATCACGCACCACGTGCGCAAGGGTCAGGGGCGACCGGCGTACTCGATGTTCGAGGGCATCGCCGACGACGGTGCCACGGTCGCCGAGATCCTCACCGCGCACGGCATCGTCGAAGCCGACGTCGCCGGCATCGCGACGGATCACTGCGTGCGGGCATCCGCCCTCGATGCCATCGCGCACGGCGTGCACGTGCGCATACTCACCGACCTCGTCGCCGGGGTCGCTGAGGATCCCAGTGCCGCGGCGCTCGCCGAACTCGCGCACGCCGGCGCGGCACTCGCCGAGGGCGGCGCGTGACCTCGCGCTGCGCGCTGCTCCTGCGCGCGGTCAACGTCGGCGGCAGGAACCGGGTGCCGATGGCGGAGCTGCGCAGCCTGCTCGCCGACCGGCTCGGTCTGCAGAACGTGAAGACCTACATCGCGAGCGGGAACGTCCTCTGCGATCTGCCCGCCGATCGCGAGGCGGTGCGCGCTCTGATCGCCGCGGAGTTCGAGGTGGACACGCCCGTGGTGCAGCGCAGCCATGATGAGCTCGTGGCGGCGCTGGCGGGGAACCCGTTCCCGGATGCCGCGGCCGACAGGATGCTGCACGCGATGTTCCTGGACGGCTCCGCCGCACCGGGAGCGGTGGACGCGCTGACGCCCCGACTGCAGCCCTGGGAGCGGATGGCCCTCGTCGGGCAGGAACTCTGGATCGACTACGGTGCGGGCGGCGTGCAGTCCACCAGGCTCACGCCGGCCGCGCTCGATCGTGCTCTCGGCGTGGCGGGCACCGCGCGGAATCTGCGCACGGTGCGCACGCTGGCCGACCTGACCGCCTGAACGCGGGGTCAGGCCGCCGCGAGCCTTGCCTTCTCGCGCGCGTTCACCGCGGCGAACAGGCGGTTGCGCTTGGTGTTCTGGAAGGCGGCACAGCGCCAGCGGTCGCCCTCACGCACAAGCACATAGGTCTGCACCTTGTCGTGTCGGACAGCGCGGTCGTGACGGACAGTGCGGTCGTGACGGATGCGGCGCGCCTTGCCTATCCCGCCGTCAGTGACGACCACGGCGACATCCTCTCCGAGCATCCGCACGTCGAGGACGGACATCGACATGCGGCTGCCGCGCTGCCAGCGCTCGAAGACCGGCACGTGATCGGCGCGGATCTCCCCGCGCCCGCTGCTGATCAGCCCGGCGAAGATCACGTAGCTGGCGTCCTCGGTGAACTCCGCAGCATAGGCGTCGGCGTCGCCGGCGTCCCAGGCGGCACGGATGTTGTCGAGCGTCTCATCGATGCCCTGGGGGTACTCGTTCATGTCATCTCCTCTTAATGCAGATTGCAATAAGAAAATCGTGCAGGATGCGCTAAGTTGTGTCAAGCCCTAGACTCGCAGGCGTGACCGAGCAGAATCGCCCGCTGACCCGCGCCGAGCGCGACCTGCCGGCGTTGACCGTGCTCGCTCTGCTCACGGTCGGGCCGCGGCACCCCTACGACATCCACCGCTTCGTCGTCGAGACCCGTAAGGACTTCGTCACCGGCGCTCCGCGCAGCATCTACCACGCCGTGCAGCGGCTCGAGGCTGCTCATCTCATCGAGCCGATCGGTTCGGAGCAGGCCGGGGGCCGCCCGGAGCGCACCGTGTTCGCGCTCACCGAGGCAGGTCGCGCGGAGGCGCGCAGACGGGTGTTCGCCCTGCTGTCGACGCCGCAGGCGGATCGCACGGTGACTGTCGCTGCGCTGTCGTTCCTGGGCATTCTCGCTCGGGACGACGCCGTGGTCGCCCTGCACGCCCGCGTCGCCGCGTTGGATGCCGCCATCGCTCTGGCGGCATCTGATCTCGCCGGCGGCGGCCGATGTCCCGCCGATCCTGCTCATCGAGGCGGAGTACGACCGGCATCAGCTCGCCGCCGAGCGCGAGTGGTTCGCCGGCATCGCCGAGCGCCTGGATTCCGGTGAGCTCGGCTGGCTGCCGTCGTGACCGACTATCCCGCCACGATCGCCGCCGCCGTCGACCACGAGCTGGTGATCAAGAAGTCCCGGTTCCTCGCCCATGTCGCCCCCGTCTGCTCTCCTGAGGAAGCCGATCAGGTGATCGCCGCGATCAGAAAGCGGTACTGGGATGCCAGGCACAACTGCTCGGCGCAGGTCACTGGCCTGCGCGGTGACCGCGCCCGGTCATCCGATGACGGCGAGCCGGCCGGTACCGCCGGCATGCCGATGCTCGAAGTGCTGCGCCGTCGTGAACTGACCGATGTGGTAGCCGTCGTCACGCGCTACTTCGGCGGCGTGAAACTGGGAGCCGGTGGACTGGTGCGTGCATACTCGTCCGCGGTCTCGGAGGCGCTCGATCTCGCCACGCTGAGGGATCGGATGCTGCTCTCGCAGGCGACGGTCGCCGTGCCCCACGCCGAGGCCGGCCGGTTCGACAACGCGCTGCGCGAGTGGGTGGACGCGCACGGCGCGGTGCTCGGGGAGACGGCGTACGGAGCCGACGCGGCCTTCGAGGTGTGGGCGCCGGCCGCCGCGCTTCCGGTGCTCGAAGCCGACGTCGCCGCGCTGTCGGCCGGGGCGTGGCATCCGCTCGTCACGGGCGCCTCGCGCGTGGTCGACGCGCCTCGCGCGTGATCGACGTGCCGCGCTGATCGGGGCTCAGGCGGCTGGCGGCGCGGGTGCGGTGCGACTGAGCGCCACTGGCGGGAGTCCGGACGGAGGGGCGAGATCGACCCGCCGCGCGTCGCATGCCGCGCAGCGCACGTAGCGGATCTCCCCGCCGGACGTGCGGTGCCGGGACTCGAGAATCCAGCCGTGCTCGTGGGACGACAGGGTGGCCGGAGCGGCGGGGACGAGCGTGCGCGATGCGGTCATGCCTCCACGATGATGTAATGCTCTTATGCATCTCAACCCTTACGGGGAGTACGCCGTCCTGCTCGCGGCCTCGCTCGCGAACGACTGGCCCGCCAGCAGGGCCGGGATCGAGCAGCGCACCCGGGACTACGGGATGACGATGCTGTTCTCGACCGCCGATGACGACCTCGACGCCACGCGGAGAGTGCTGGACGAGTGGCTGCGCGTCGTGGACGCGGACACCGCGGCGGAGCGCGCGGCTCTCCTGAACGGTCAGATGGCGGCCAGGGGCGCCTATCCGCAGCTCACCGATCACGACGGCGAGGGCTGGCATCTGCACTACCGCGACGATGCGGCCACCCTGCCGCTCGTGCTCGGCGCGGTCTTCAGCGTGGGGACCGCCCTGCACCTCGCAGGTCGCGGGATGGGACGGCTCGGCAGATGCGCCGCCGAGCCTTGCCGCAACGTGGTGGTCGACGTCACCCGCAACGGCCGGCAGCGGTACTGCTCGCTGCGCTGCGCGAACCGCGACGCGGTGCGCAGGCATCGGGCGCGGCTGGCCTGACCCGGCGGGTCAGGCCAGCCAGCCGCGCTCCTCCGCGATGCGGGCGGCGTCCGCGCGGGTGCGCGCCTCGAGCTTCTGCATGGCCGAGGAGAGGTAGTTGCGGGTGGTTCCCTCCGACAGGTGCAGCTGGGCGGCGATGTCGGCGATCGTGCCGCCACCGCGGGCGGCCGACAGCACGTCGGTCTCGCGCGGCGTCAGCGGGGACTGCCCGGCGGTGAGGGCATCCGTCGCGAGCGCCGCGTCGATCACACGGTCGCCGCGCATCACCCGTCGCACCACGTCCGCCAGCTCCGCCGACGGGGTGTCCTTCACCACGTAACCGGTCACGCCGGCCGCGAGCGCGCGGGACAGATACCCGGCGCGGCCGAAGGTGGTCACGATCACGACCCGGATGCCGGGCAGCTCCCTGCGCAGCAGCGCGGCCGCGCCGAGCCCGTCCATTCCCGGCATCTCCACGTCGAGCAGGGCGACATCGGGGCTGTGCTCGCGCGCGGCATCCAGCACCTCGTCTCCGCGCCCCACCTGGACGACGACCTCGAGGTCGTCCTCGAGGGAGAGCAGGGTGGCGAGAGCACCGCGCACCAGCGCCTGGTCGTCGGCGACGAGGATCCGCACCGTCATGCCGTGACCTCCAGCAGGAACCCGCCGCGACGCGAGCGTCCGACGCGCAGCGTGCCGCCGGCATCCCGCACCCGCTCGGCCAGGCCGTGCAGGCCGTTGCCGGCGCCCTCGGCGCCCTCCGCCGGTCCGATGCCGTCGTCCTCCACCGTGATCCGGTGCGGGGTGAGCGTGACCCAGCACTGCCGCGCCTGCGCATGCCGGATGATGTTCGTTGCGGCCTCGCGCAGCACCCATCCGAACAGCTCGCGGTTCCGCTCCGGCACCTCGTCCGTCGTCGTGGGCAGGTGTGCCGTCAGGCCGGATGCCGGCAGCAGGGTGCGCAACGAGGCGAGTTCGCTCGCCACCCGCACCTGCCGGTAGCCGGAGACCACCGCGCGCATGTCGCCGAGAGTGGAGCGCGCGAGCGTCTGCACCTCGCGGATCTCCTGAGCCGCCGCGTGCGGGTCGCGCTCGGAGAGCGCTGCGGCGAGGTCGGCCTTCACGGCGATCGCCGACAGCGAGTGCCCGAGGATGTCGTGCATGTCCCGCCCCACCCTGTTGCGCTCCTCTTCCACGGCGACCGCGGCGAGCTCGTTGCGGGTGGCGTGCAGCAGCCGCACGGTGGCGATGTTGCGCGCGAACGCGGTCATCAGCACACCCGTGGAGAGGATGATCAGCGGCATGGTCCACGCCGGCAGGTCGCCGAGCGGATGCCAGACGGCGAGGCCGTATGCGGTGAGCGCGAGTGCTGCCACGATCAGCAGCGAGATGCGCGGGCGCATCAGCGCGATCGCGTAGGCCACGGCGACATAGGCCCACAGGCCGGTGAACCCGGAGTCGAGATCGAGCGCGAACGCTGCCGACACGAGCAGCAGTGCAGTCGGCGGCACCCACCGCCAGCGGTCCGGCATCGACATGGCTATCGGCGCGGAGACGAGGAACAGCGCGATGAACACGATGAGCGCGATGGTCCACAGCGTCGCCGTCCGCGCGGGCTGATCCTGCACCATCGGGATGAGGAAGAACGGCACCGTGAAGCTGATGCTCACGGAGGCGCCGGCGTACCAGCGCCGCGCACCGGGGGCGATCAGCGCATCGCGCAGCCAGGCGATGCCGCGCACGGGTGCGGGACGGCCGGCACCCGCGACCGAGCGCTCGTCTCGCGGAGCGGGGATCCAGACGGAGCTCCGTACGGCGTGCTCGACAGCGCGGTGCAGGGCATCGCGCTCGTCATCGCGGGTCTCGCTCATCCCCTCATCCTCTCGCGCCTTCCTGCTCTGCCGAAACCGCACGCCCGCGCCGAGACTGCGGCGTTGCCGCCACGTCTCGGCGCGGGCGTGCGGTCTCGAGGTCACACCCGCTTCGTGTCCCGGCGGAACATCATCACCGCGAAGCCGGTGAACAGCACGAACCAGATCAGCAGGTTCGGGATGGCCCACGGATCGGGTGCCACGCCGATGATGGCCGACTGCGA
It encodes:
- a CDS encoding alpha/beta hydrolase: MNDRTTSRLRRIAAVVAGGVAAALVLSGCLYSMIPAEPSPAASKAPDTSGVADDLLPFYGQAIDWTGCGPSFDCADVKAPLDWENPGAGEIELAIARHRADGTAKGSLLVNPGGPGASGKGFVRDSLDYAVGPDLIESFDVIGFDPRGVGESTAVKCYDADEMDEYLYGIPKSERNTPAWEAELNVRNKRFGAACDENSDGILPFITTVNSARDMDLLRAVLGDTELNYLGYSYGTFLGATYAKLYPERATHLVLDGAIDPSVPGFDVGTTQALGFESALTAYLENCVSSRGCPFNGTVDEARADLSALLATVDRNPLEGGDGRLMGADTMLTGIIQALYSQDYWDYLSQALTAALQGDPTPLFFLADSYNGREEDGTYTDNQTEAFSAYNCMDYPVDTDPADEKAAREKVEKGAPTLAPYWNAPDPCLQWPHPATGTREKITAPGSGPILVVGTTNDPATPYEWSESLADQLENGVLITRVGEGHTGYNKGNTCVDNAVDAFFLDSSVPQDGLRCE
- a CDS encoding isochorismatase family protein encodes the protein MARALLIVDVQNDFTEGGALAVEGGDAVASGVSRLLAEHAGDYDVIVASRDWHDAEGDNGGHFATEPDYVDTWPVHCVAETEGAAYDPLLTTTAITHHVRKGQGRPAYSMFEGIADDGATVAEILTAHGIVEADVAGIATDHCVRASALDAIAHGVHVRILTDLVAGVAEDPSAAALAELAHAGAALAEGGA
- a CDS encoding DUF1697 domain-containing protein encodes the protein MTSRCALLLRAVNVGGRNRVPMAELRSLLADRLGLQNVKTYIASGNVLCDLPADREAVRALIAAEFEVDTPVVQRSHDELVAALAGNPFPDAAADRMLHAMFLDGSAAPGAVDALTPRLQPWERMALVGQELWIDYGAGGVQSTRLTPAALDRALGVAGTARNLRTVRTLADLTA
- a CDS encoding SgcJ/EcaC family oxidoreductase, with product MNEYPQGIDETLDNIRAAWDAGDADAYAAEFTEDASYVIFAGLISSGRGEIRADHVPVFERWQRGSRMSMSVLDVRMLGEDVAVVVTDGGIGKARRIRHDRTVRHDRAVRHDKVQTYVLVREGDRWRCAAFQNTKRNRLFAAVNAREKARLAAA
- a CDS encoding PadR family transcriptional regulator, translated to MTEQNRPLTRAERDLPALTVLALLTVGPRHPYDIHRFVVETRKDFVTGAPRSIYHAVQRLEAAHLIEPIGSEQAGGRPERTVFALTEAGRAEARRRVFALLSTPQADRTVTVAALSFLGILARDDAVVALHARVAALDAAIALAASDLAGGGRCPADPAHRGGVRPASARRRARVVRRHRRAPGFR
- a CDS encoding IMPACT family protein, which produces MTDYPATIAAAVDHELVIKKSRFLAHVAPVCSPEEADQVIAAIRKRYWDARHNCSAQVTGLRGDRARSSDDGEPAGTAGMPMLEVLRRRELTDVVAVVTRYFGGVKLGAGGLVRAYSSAVSEALDLATLRDRMLLSQATVAVPHAEAGRFDNALREWVDAHGAVLGETAYGADAAFEVWAPAAALPVLEADVAALSAGAWHPLVTGASRVVDAPRA
- a CDS encoding CGNR zinc finger domain-containing protein; translation: MHLNPYGEYAVLLAASLANDWPASRAGIEQRTRDYGMTMLFSTADDDLDATRRVLDEWLRVVDADTAAERAALLNGQMAARGAYPQLTDHDGEGWHLHYRDDAATLPLVLGAVFSVGTALHLAGRGMGRLGRCAAEPCRNVVVDVTRNGRQRYCSLRCANRDAVRRHRARLA
- a CDS encoding response regulator transcription factor yields the protein MTVRILVADDQALVRGALATLLSLEDDLEVVVQVGRGDEVLDAAREHSPDVALLDVEMPGMDGLGAAALLRRELPGIRVVIVTTFGRAGYLSRALAAGVTGYVVKDTPSAELADVVRRVMRGDRVIDAALATDALTAGQSPLTPRETDVLSAARGGGTIADIAAQLHLSEGTTRNYLSSAMQKLEARTRADAARIAEERGWLA
- a CDS encoding sensor histidine kinase, which codes for MSETRDDERDALHRAVEHAVRSSVWIPAPRDERSVAGAGRPAPVRGIAWLRDALIAPGARRWYAGASVSISFTVPFFLIPMVQDQPARTATLWTIALIVFIALFLVSAPIAMSMPDRWRWVPPTALLLVSAAFALDLDSGFTGLWAYVAVAYAIALMRPRISLLIVAALALTAYGLAVWHPLGDLPAWTMPLIILSTGVLMTAFARNIATVRLLHATRNELAAVAVEEERNRVGRDMHDILGHSLSAIAVKADLAAALSERDPHAAAQEIREVQTLARSTLGDMRAVVSGYRQVRVASELASLRTLLPASGLTAHLPTTTDEVPERNRELFGWVLREAATNIIRHAQARQCWVTLTPHRITVEDDGIGPAEGAEGAGNGLHGLAERVRDAGGTLRVGRSRRGGFLLEVTA